Part of the Vigna radiata var. radiata cultivar VC1973A chromosome 11, Vradiata_ver6, whole genome shotgun sequence genome is shown below.
CTGAAAGCcgaaaaaacaacaattttcagtttttggtattttataaagcatgaactatgaatagtaatataggatcaatgaaaacaataacaaacaacaaaaaagttcaatcaaatatcaaacaataataacaaacaagttcaacaaaataacaacaacatcaaacaagttcaacaaaaaaaataacaaacaagttatcaacaaataagttcttcaaaatgaaaacgaaaacgaaaacaaaaactaacctcgattcatcggaataaagtgttgccacaagtgagagagaaaacaaaatgtgtttatgaaggacaagaacacgaaaataatcggtaaaaacaaacgaaaatcatacctaaagtagttaattaacatgcatttgtatcaaataaaagaaagattacatgtgatggtcgtcaaacttcgtttgAAAAAAAGTATGAGCAGAGAAAAGGGTCCTGCATGCTAAGATAAAgggaatgaattttcaatctttcactcaattttttttttgaattcactaaccttttaacgtctaacgctggggcattcgacgttttatattcttttacgtcgaattacaattctaaatgacgtttaataattgtatttatttacaaaattgccactagtcatttttaacgttgactATTGAGTTGTTCGACGTTAAACGCATGACGTTATAagttgtttttgcactagtgataagACTAAATCCACCTTAACCATAATTTTAACTCTAACTCACTTGAAATAGGACCATGGAAGTTGAagctttttttttcctctccttGAGGGAACTTTCTAAAATGTGTTGAACAAGAAATTCACTTTTCAAAAGTGAAAACTATAATGTTTAGGTCCACATGAAATAAAAGATGCTTAAACTAAACTCTTGTTAAAAATTATGctaaatagtaaatattaattattttataaaatataatatcaactTTATTCCCtcaaacttataaaatttaaatatatcgacattaaaataacaaaatagtaaaataatttaactttatatctaaaaaacttatgaaaaatttaatattaagaaaaaaagtcaaCATCACCATCCGTCCGTGATGATTAGTTCGTGATACTAGCGTTCGTcattaacattttcataatgtttaagtttttattttttttaaggtttgtCTATACTTTCCTTTTGTTTGTTATCCTTTGTTTTCGCTACATCGTAATATAGGgttagaggtgtcaatttagaaaactaaaagataaagttATACTACAACTGATAAATTACGTGAAAGTGCACGTTACATGATACCAATATTTTAAGCCCAAATAAACTTGgaaagttgtttttatttaaccTCTAAGAAACTTAGCAGTTCTAAAACGAAAGGCAAAACAAATACATAACAATAATGGTATATGACACACTTTTACGTTTATTTGAcatagaatataataataaaagaatataataataaaatggaatataataataaaagaatataataataaaattgttataaaagtataaatttttatatattttaaaaaaaaaataaaagataaaaaaataatgttaaaaagatataaaaaatttaggtgtgtcaaaaaatatttttttaaatacaattaaataattttccacattaaaatatttatttcaatggATATGAATCATAACATAATTAATCAAGgtttataatgaatttatttcAATGGATATGAATCATAACATAATTAATCATAATCAGAACTTTATTTCACAATATGGtctacatatatgtatatatagacTTTTCTGACATTTAACAAGTTCAATAGTaaggaaaaacaacaaaaacacaattGGAAGATTCGTGTTATTGGGAACTTTATTTTTGATGGTAAAGTGGTGTTGTTTGATGTGTTCGCACTAAGCAATGCGATATTGATCAAGAACTTCAGCATTTCTCTTTCCTGTGACGATTCTGAACTGCCTTAAATCTTCATACTTAAATGGTCGATAACGAGGAGCATCGTTACGTTCCGCCAACTTTGGATGAGCCTCAACAATGCCATCCCTTGCTGCTAACATAAATACACCAAACGAATAACGAGTACATGTTTCATTGCAAATTACACGATGCCTAGCATTCCAAAATTTTTCATTGCTCCAAACCTGTCAGAAAAAAAAGGTATGTTTATTTTCAAgatattaatgtaattaattcaaaagaaagaaaataaaagttattgttAATCTATGCTATGCTCACACGTCCAACATCTCCAACAATGCAGAGCAAGGACCCTGGTTTGGGAGTCACTACTTTGAATAAACCAGAATCATCCAACAGCTCAAGACCACTGACAGTTTCATCATCTTGAATTAGAGTGATAAATCCTGTATCTGAGTGCAACATTACTCCAATTTCACCTATATTTTCTGGGCTGAAATTGTATTTAATACTTCTTAAAATGAAAGGCCAGTCCTTGAAATCAACATCCTCTATACCCAAAGACTTTCCCATCTCTTTTGCTATATTTGATGCCAACTCATGAATTGCTTTCCCATATGACTTTACTATTTTCCTGTCATGTAAACAAATctatacattatttaaattgaaataatgccaaaaatacttaatataatGATTGGTGTACTGTATGACCATCCGATCAGTCGTCGTCTGAATGGAACGaacaattttgaatattttgagtaAGGGATCTTAACCCTACCCGAATTAATCGGTTTGATTAATGAAAAGGTTTTGTAAATGGGGTGAGATAAAGAGAGAGGTTGAAGAAAGGAACCTGTAATGGGGTGGTAAATCGAGCTGGGAGAAGAAATCTTCAAGTGCCTGTGGTGATTTATGAAAGTCATATATCGCCATGGCCTCATATAGAGGACTTGATGGATGCGGTGGAATATAACCACTATCAGGAATTATGGATTTGTTGCGCATTTTTATCTCTAAAGGAAGATCATGCATGAATTTGACCACTGATTTCATCTCTATCATCAGTGTTTCTGGAATAGGATGGTTGATGACCCTTAAAATACCATATTTCTCACATGCTTCTCTTAGCTTCTTCAACTCCTCTCCCTCTGAAAGCTTCTCAAAATCCACCTCAGGAACACTAGCCTccatctctttctctttcaccttcttcttcttgatcCTTTGCCTTGGATATCACTCAGTTTTTCAGAGCGGAAGAATTAGTTAACTCACTAATATATATACACTGACGAATGAGTCTTGCCTCGGTAAAATTAGTGCTAATAAAACAGGTCATTAAGCCGGTGTTGATCAGTTACTGAACTAATctaatctaa
Proteins encoded:
- the LOC106776869 gene encoding 2-oxoglutarate-dependent dioxygenase DAO-like, which translates into the protein MEASVPEVDFEKLSEGEELKKLREACEKYGILRVINHPIPETLMIEMKSVVKFMHDLPLEIKMRNKSIIPDSGYIPPHPSSPLYEAMAIYDFHKSPQALEDFFSQLDLPPHYRKIVKSYGKAIHELASNIAKEMGKSLGIEDVDFKDWPFILRSIKYNFSPENIGEIGVMLHSDTGFITLIQDDETVSGLELLDDSGLFKVVTPKPGSLLCIVGDVGRVWSNEKFWNARHRVICNETCTRYSFGVFMLAARDGIVEAHPKLAERNDAPRYRPFKYEDLRQFRIVTGKRNAEVLDQYRIA